In one Nitrososphaera sp. genomic region, the following are encoded:
- a CDS encoding DUF5654 family protein, producing MREDVIKALAALITAAFGLVAALAWNTAIQEIFKELLGQQSGLTAMIIYAVVVTAIAVFATIMIGRVASKVGGKAEKSAEVQESEALREELRSLREEISRMRTSAA from the coding sequence ATGAGAGAAGACGTCATCAAGGCACTTGCAGCCCTTATTACAGCAGCCTTCGGTCTTGTGGCAGCTCTTGCATGGAATACGGCTATACAGGAAATATTTAAAGAACTGCTTGGCCAGCAGAGCGGCCTAACGGCAATGATTATTTACGCGGTGGTCGTCACGGCAATAGCAGTCTTTGCAACAATAATGATCGGGAGAGTTGCATCAAAGGTGGGCGGGAAAGCGGAAAAGTCGGCTGAAGTACAAGAGTCCGAGGCGCTAAGAGAAGAGCTCCGGTCATTACGGGAGGAGATAAGCAGAATGAGGACTAGCGCTGCTTGA